Part of the Anopheles coluzzii chromosome 3, AcolN3, whole genome shotgun sequence genome is shown below.
ATTTTGAATCAAACCCATACAGAGCTACAGGCACAAATGCTGCTATGATATGAAGTGAAGGCCGTTGCTAGCGTCACTTTCATGCATTCACCCAAAACAATTTCTATAAGTATGGTCATGTATATCTTGCTcaagaatgattattagcatCCTGAAAATTGTTTACcaacaaaagaaataaaagtcGATTAAAAGAGACTTAAGGGGTTGGAATGGTTAATTTTTCAGACAACGTTTACTATTATCACATGCATGGTAATTTGTTAGCGTTCTCACTGGTCACTACCGCAGTTGTCCATGCAACCACTtgattaattaaattcaacCATTGTTCAAGGCAACGTTAGGGTAAATTCGTATTGaacaatcaaatttcaaaaacaatcgaagccgaaatagaagaagaagaagaagatgatgatgacgatgaaaaAGTAAGGCAAAAACGTCCTTTTCGAGGTTGACACTTATACATTTGATTGCACATTAGTACTATTCAGTTAAATGCGACTTCTTGTAGAAGTGATAGCAATTCTCCAAGGTATACCTGtgaataaaaatgtaatgttAAATAAATGTTTATCGATTTCTTTAATTATGTAAATTGTCCGCCTAAGGCTTAAAAATTTTTGgcttaaaaaaactaaacagaGGAAGGAATGTCCGGGTTAACGAATTATGGAGTGGGACGGATGATAGTGTTGGGATGGATGATAGAATGAGGAGCGGAAACGGGTAGGTGGAATATGGTAGTCGAAGAGAACGGAGTGGTCATTTTGGCCGTAACGGGTTCGGCGAAATTCCCCAAGCTCCCGACCACGTtggttttcgctggtcttttcggggataattcgttaacgaattatccccgaaaagaccagcgaaaaccagcgtggtcgggagcttgggcagtaccatttaaaactgaaatatcagttaaacaaatattttaaccGAAACTCGGCAACACAACATGCCGATTACGTACGTTAACACTGCTGTCACCGAGGTCATCCGTCAAAATAACCGAAATTTCGGCTATGCTATTTGAGTTAGCCGAGGCTCGGTTTTCTATATGTCATTCATCATTTTGTCGATGCAGAAACCTTTCGGAGTGATTTTGTGTTATAAAATTAATagtgtgaaaaataaatgaatatatGACACCCAGCGTGAAGAAACCGATCATCAGTAGCGTACGATCGGACACGGGTGGGCTACGAAGCTCTGTCAACGCACGTAGCCAGTGCACATAAGATCGTCGCTCGAAGCAGTCCTTGTCCAAGGATTACCGGATGCTAGTCCGATTGGACCAACCTTTGCCGGCCCGTTCGGACTTCCAGGTTTCATTTCCAGTTACCTTCACGAGGTAAATATCCAAATACTTGACCACGTGACTTCCAATCAGGGTTCACTCAGGCTTGTTTCACTCTGCCCGCTTTACAGAACCGTGTCTGTACCGGTGTCCGCTCTATGCCCGGCCTATCTTCCTGCACCCTTACTACATCCAAACGCTGTACACCATCTGGTGTTGTACCGGCGCCCGTCCCTGCGCTTCCCATCCCACCACAACTCTCACAATTGGGGGGGAGGTGACTTCCTGCCGTCCAACTACAGATACGATGGTGGCATCATGCTGCAGAAAATGTACATCGGCAATCAGCATGGGCTCTGGCTGTTATGGCTGTGGCTCaataaataattgtgtttgtttttataactCAAACTAACTTTTTACGCAAATAAAACcactaaaattaaaaaaaagattgttttTATAATTAGCTGAAATCTCGGATTGCTCTAACCGAAAATCTCGGTTAAacgtaaacgtcaaaacaaaatgtcaattgCATTTTTAACCGAGATTTCGGCAACAGAAATTTAACCGAGATCTTTGCCgagatctcagttgtgtaGATCTCGGCAAAAATTAACCGAGATTCGGCAAAATTTTTTAAGTGtgtacgtatggcggcacggtctatttggggcttgaactcatgacgggcatgttgttaagtcgcacgagttgacgactgtaccatgaccGGCTAGATGTATGTAATGTAATTCTATATTTATGAAATTGTACATTCCAAGCATATATGTTGTATAGTATTGACTTTAAAACAATATACACTCTTAAAAAAATTTGCCGAATCTCGGTTAATTTTTACCGAGATCTGCACAACTGAGATCTCGGCAAAGATCTCGGTTAAATTTCTGTTGCCGACATCTCGGTTAatgtcattttgttttgacgtttacgtTTAACCGAGATTTTCGGTTAGAGCAAATCGAGATTTCagctaaatataaaaacattttatttttattttagtgattttatttgcgtatcaaatgggtttttttgatGTGATGGAAAGCGTTGGGACAGGCGCCGATTCAACCGCCGGATGGGGCACAGCGTTTGGATGTGGTACCGGTACAGGAAAATGAGCCGGACAAGGAGCGGGCACTGGTACAGGCACGGTTCTGTAAAGCGGGCAGAGTGAAACAAGTCTGAGTGAACCCTTTTTAGATTTCTTGTGATCGAGTGTTGATACTTACCTCGTGTAGGTGACCGGAAATGAATCCTGGAAGTCTGAACGGTCTGGCAAAGGTTGAACCAACCGGATTAGCTTCCACATCTGATCCTTAAATAGGGACTGCTCCGAGCGACGCTCTGAAGAGCACCGGTTGCGTGCGCTGATGGAGTTTCCTAGCCCCAAC
Proteins encoded:
- the LOC125907223 gene encoding uncharacterized protein LOC125907223 — encoded protein: MLVRLDQPLPARSDFQVSFPVTFTRTVSVPVSALCPAYLPAPLLHPNAVHHLVLYRRPSLRFPSHHNSHNWGGGDFLPSNYRYDGGIMLQKMYIGNQHGLWLLWLWLNK
- the LOC125907224 gene encoding uncharacterized protein LOC125907224; this encodes MWKLIRLVQPLPDRSDFQDSFPVTYTRTVPVPVPAPCPAHFPVPVPHPNAVPHPAVESAPVPTLSITSKKPI